Below is a window of Equus quagga isolate Etosha38 chromosome 1, UCLA_HA_Equagga_1.0, whole genome shotgun sequence DNA.
GTAGCTGGGTCCTGGTTCTTCAGTTGTGCACATGCACTTTTGCACTCCCTCCTCTTGGTCCAATTGTCCTTCTGTGCTGACAATACCATCCCCAACTTCTTCTGTGACCTCCCTGCTCTCCTGAAGATTAGCTGCTCAGACATCTTCCTCAATGAGTTGGTCATCTTCACCGAAGGAGCAATGGTTGTCATCTTGCCTTTCTTTAGTATCTTAGGCTCATATATCCATATTGGGATGACAGTCCTGAGGGTCCCCTCCAGGAGGAGACTCTTTAAAGTATTTTCAACTTGTGGCTCCCATCTCTTTGTGGTGTCTTTGTACTATGGGACCATTGCAGGTGTttaccttttctccttttcacagAGTTCCAATGAAAAAGACCTAATTGCTTCAGTCATGTATGCAGTAGTtacccccatgctgaaccccttcatctaTAGCCTGAGGAACAGAGACATAAAACATGCCCTAGAAATATTTGTCAATAAGGCCAAGTTCCTTAAGTGACAATCACTAAATCCTCTTATTGCAGTCATGAGCACAGTGAGATATATCTCCTAAAATTATTATATACATGACAACTCCATATAACTTTAAAAGCatatgcattctgctgtttttataGTGTTTTTAATATGTCAACCAGGTCAAGTGAGCTACTTGTAttgttaaatattctttattactAATTAAtttgtggatttgtctttttttccttgtagaTCTGTctatttttgattattgtttattggccctgagttaacatatgttgccaatcttcctctttttgcttgaggaagattggccctgagctaatatctgtgccaatcttcctcaattttgtgtgtgggacactgtctacccatggcttgatgagtggtgttaggtccacgccagggatctgaacttgcaaaccctgggccatcaaatcagagcatgtgaacttagttATCAAACTACCAAGCCACACCtagcttatatattttttatgctatGTTATTGAGGACATACAAATTTAGCATCATGATCTGCTCCTGTTGTGCTGAGGCTGGCTTACGTTGGCTTCAAGGTGATTGTGTACATTTCTTCCCCAATCTACATTAAATGACATCATTTTGGTAGACTGATGTCAACCATAGtgcaaataatttaattatgGAAATTGATAAGTGTTACAAATCAAGACTTcataaaaaagtgagaaaaagagaaagagagagtcattttttatgcatttacCAGTATAGTACTGCATTTATAATTAGGAGATATTCCTCTTTATCTCATCAATGGCTCCTATGTTAACATCTCATCTACTTCTTCTGATATTACTATAGATATACCAACTTTCTTTTGGTGAGTGTTTGCATGGTGTTTCTTTTccaccattttacttttaacttttctatGTCCCTCTATCTGTGAAGTGTCCATTGTGAGAATAAAATTGGATTTTGCTCTTTTATATGCAGATCAACAATAATTATAGTTTTGGAGAATTAGATCTATTAACATCTAATGTAATCAggatatatttgaatttatgttttccatattactatatattttctACGTGAAACATGTTTCATACTTATTgtcatctctttctccctttttatgtattaaatatatatatagttattcCATTCCCCTTCTATTAACTTATGTCTCATACAGTAAtattattttacaattctttTCTGTGCTGTATGTTGAGATTATTTCTTAcattctctttgaatttttttctcttgttgtatACACAATATGAAATTTCCCATTTGAACCCTTTGAGATATAagattcagtggcatttagtacattcatcACCACTGTCTCATTCTAGGACTCCAAAAGGAAAGTCTACAAAACATCACAGCAATTGAGTACTCTGCAGATGAGAATAAATAATGACAAAGATATCTAAGAATCAACATGGAGAGATTTACAGgatatattgctaaatgaaaaaaaaagtttaaacaatCTATAGTATGATACTTTTTGTGTAATAATGAAGGGAAATTAAAATGCACATGTGTCTGCCAATTTGTGCAAAATATGATGctagaagaagaaatcagaaactAATGAGATTGCTTACCTACAAGAGGAGGGTAGGAATGGTGTAGAAAAGTTGGGTAGTTTTGACTATGTTATCTTTTGCCTACTagacaataaagagaaaagggtaaggaataaagcaaaacaataaaacaaacaaaaaaagatctaTGTTTCAAATTAATAAGCATAATTAGACTATGGGGAAAATAACCTAAGTAATTCTTGAACAGagaattttgtttatataatctcacaagaaaaaaaactgtaaacaaagtTTTTGAGCTGCAGTTAGTTTGTCATTAACAGTGGTATTGGTTCAAGAATTTGAAATTACTTAGCCTGTATTCAAAGATTGAGCAAATAAGTAAACAGATTGTGGAAAGGGGAAATGACTCCTCACTCTTAGGGAAAGAAGCTATGTGCAAAGAAAAGGAGGGGCTGGAAGGAACTCTATGATGTCAAACTAAAATTGGAGATGTCAAATTGAACCATGATTTTTCAAATGTGTGAACAGattgaaatttatatattgtatatgtcAATAAATATACTGTTCCCGTTATCTTTCTTTCTGTCCTACTTCTGACCCACCTCTATGGGTAACCACTCCTTTAGTTTATTAGTTTCTAGTGTCtacttcctgtgtttcttttataTGTGTTTCATAGCTGCATCCTCTGAGATCACTTAGAAGACTTGAAAGCAATGAACACACCTAATGCCAAATTTGCTCTTTACCATGCTCCTCTAAAAGGGACCAACGTTACTCAGAAAAACTGCTGATTCCAGGGCCAAGGCTAGGACATTACAAGATTATCCAAGCAAATTTTGTTAAGTCTGAAAGTAAAAAGTGCTAAATGAATCATGGGGACACATGGCCAGCtcgaaggggctcccactggccaaatctggaataatttgagcTTCAAAATTGATAACAACAGTAATGGATTGTGACTCAAAGAAGTAAGAATTCACAAGTTCtagatataaataaatcaatgaacaGACATATGAGTGGGGGCTGATAGAATGTTCCTTCTTATAGGACGACACAACTGATAAAGGTAGGAGAAatgatagaatcagaaaatcatCATTTGTCCACcacattttcaataattttttcatataataaTCACCAATGGATATGAAAGATAgtaactgaaattttttaaaagttatggcTATGTAGCCTGCAAATTCTATCGAAATGATATATATTAATTACAAAGgttaaaatagtaactttacagtagagaaccAAGCCGATACCACCTTAACCAATTCATCAGAGATAAAAAATCAGTAGTAATTGGAAACACTGATATCATGTGCTTTTCAATAATATGTACTGTGGTAGATATGCCAAAAATCTAAGCCTTAAACAGACATATATGTAAGTAAACATACTAAAATGTTAACCATTGGAGAAATCTGGGTGAACTGCATGTAGGAATTTTTACAACTTCTCTATAagcttg
It encodes the following:
- the LOC124248427 gene encoding olfactory receptor 1J4-like, with amino-acid sequence MRPENKSSMSEFLLLGLPIPLEQQGIFFALFLGMYFTTVLGNLLIIWLIGLDSRLHTPMYFFLSHLAFSDIFLSSVTVPKMLKNMQTQQPFIPYVGCISQMCLIIVFGCLDNFLLAVMAYDRYVAICQPLHYTTVMRQELCVSLVAGSWFFSCAHALLHSLLLVQLSFCADNTIPNFFCDLPALLKISCSDIFLNELVIFTEGAMVVILPFFSILGSYIHIGMTVLRVPSRRRLFKVFSTCGSHLFVVSLYYGTIAGVYLFSFSQSSNEKDLIASVMYAVVTPMLNPFIYSLRNRDIKHALEIFVNKAKFLK